A single genomic interval of Microbacterium sp. zg-Y1090 harbors:
- the murD gene encoding UDP-N-acetylmuramoyl-L-alanine--D-glutamate ligase — protein sequence MAGSAVTSRLDALTSWHADWSGLRVAVLGLSVTGFSVADTLAELGARVLVLTENAAEEYARLLPVIGAELWTGSLQQVPAELTDFAPEVIVASPGFPPHHPVIRWAQDAGVPLWGDVELAWRVRDKVLRPDGRPAEWVLVTGTNGKTTTTRMAATMMVEGGLRAAPCGNIGVPVLDAVRDPAGFDALVVELSSHQLWYLGLQSGPQPVSPAASVCLNLADDHLEWHGSFEAYRDAKAVVYSYTRVACVYNKADVATRTMVEQADVVEGCRAIGFDLGVPGPSDLGVVDGILVDRAFLEERATSALELTTVAELQARGLAAPHIVANILAAAALARALGVAPEAIDAALRRFRLDPHRIEVVAVADGVTWVDDSKATNPHAAASSLAAYPGAVWVVGGLLKGVDISDLVAGRGARSKAAIVIGTDRTAVVEAFGRHAPAVPVFEVDDTDTEEVMTRVVELAAGIARDGDVVLLAPAAASFDQFASYTDRGNRFAAAVRERIGRGSDGQHDAQPDDTPDAAG from the coding sequence ATGGCTGGCAGCGCAGTGACCTCGCGCCTGGACGCACTGACCAGCTGGCATGCGGACTGGAGCGGGCTGCGGGTGGCCGTGCTCGGGTTGTCCGTGACGGGGTTCTCGGTCGCCGACACGCTCGCCGAGCTCGGCGCGCGGGTGCTCGTGCTCACCGAGAACGCCGCGGAGGAGTACGCCCGGCTCCTGCCCGTGATCGGCGCCGAGCTCTGGACGGGGTCGCTGCAGCAGGTGCCGGCGGAACTCACCGACTTCGCGCCCGAGGTGATCGTCGCCTCACCCGGATTCCCGCCGCATCACCCCGTGATCCGCTGGGCGCAGGATGCCGGCGTGCCCCTGTGGGGCGACGTCGAACTGGCCTGGCGCGTGCGCGACAAGGTGCTGCGGCCGGACGGGCGCCCGGCCGAGTGGGTGCTGGTGACCGGCACCAACGGCAAGACCACGACCACGCGGATGGCGGCGACCATGATGGTCGAGGGGGGACTGCGCGCCGCGCCCTGCGGCAACATCGGCGTCCCCGTGCTCGACGCGGTGCGCGACCCCGCCGGGTTCGACGCTCTCGTCGTCGAGCTGTCCAGCCACCAGCTCTGGTATCTCGGACTGCAGTCGGGACCGCAGCCCGTCTCACCCGCGGCATCGGTGTGCCTGAACCTCGCCGACGACCACCTGGAGTGGCACGGCTCCTTCGAGGCGTACCGCGACGCCAAGGCGGTGGTGTACTCCTACACGCGCGTGGCGTGCGTGTACAACAAGGCCGACGTGGCCACCCGCACGATGGTCGAGCAGGCCGATGTCGTCGAAGGATGCCGCGCCATCGGATTCGACCTGGGCGTGCCTGGCCCGAGCGACCTGGGTGTCGTGGACGGCATCCTGGTGGACCGGGCGTTCCTCGAAGAGCGGGCGACCAGCGCACTGGAGCTGACCACGGTCGCCGAGCTGCAGGCACGGGGCCTCGCCGCCCCGCACATCGTCGCGAACATCCTCGCCGCGGCCGCCCTGGCCAGGGCGTTGGGCGTCGCCCCCGAGGCGATCGACGCGGCACTGCGGCGCTTCCGGCTCGACCCGCACCGCATCGAGGTCGTCGCTGTCGCGGACGGGGTGACCTGGGTCGACGACTCCAAGGCGACCAATCCGCACGCCGCGGCCTCGTCGCTGGCGGCCTATCCCGGTGCCGTGTGGGTCGTGGGAGGCCTGCTGAAGGGCGTCGACATCAGCGACCTCGTCGCCGGTCGCGGCGCGCGCTCCAAGGCGGCCATCGTCATCGGCACCGACCGCACCGCGGTGGTCGAGGCGTTCGGGCGACACGCCCCGGCGGTCCCGGTGTTCGAGGTCGACGACACGGACACTGAAGAGGTCATGACGCGGGTCGTCGAACTGGCGGCGGGGATCGCCCGTGACGGGGATGTGGTTCTGCTCGCCCCCGCCGCAGCATCCTTCGACCAGTTCGCGTCCTACACAGACCGCGGCAACCGCTTCGCCGCCGCGGTGCGCGAACGTATCGGAAGGGGGAGCGATGGCCAGCACGACGCACAGCCGGACGACACCCCCGACGCCGCCGGCTGA
- the mraY gene encoding phospho-N-acetylmuramoyl-pentapeptide-transferase — protein MRSLLVAATISLAFTLFLTPLFIRLFERLGWGQVIRTPEDGNNPQHAAKRGTPTMGGIVFILGALVGYFTGTFTGGSPPTASGLLVLWMMVGLGVVGLIDDAMKVRSQRSLGLSGWRKVLGQVLVAVPFGILALNFPNVRGITPASPYISLFRDIPVLSFMALGAIVGWILYLVWVSFLSVAWSNATNLTDGLDGLAAGAGIFTVSAYSLVAFWQFQQRCSSVALVPSYADACYYTRDPLDLTIVAASFVGALVGFLWWNAPKAKIFMGDVGSMSIGGVIVAMSILTRTELLAVLIAGVFVIAPGSVVLQRYYFKATGGKRIFLMSPFHHHLELRGWPEITIVVRMWIIAGMLAVTGVGFFYVEWLAAQ, from the coding sequence GTGAGATCCCTCCTCGTCGCCGCCACGATCTCATTGGCGTTCACGCTGTTCCTCACGCCCCTGTTCATCCGCCTGTTCGAGCGGCTGGGCTGGGGGCAGGTGATCCGCACCCCCGAAGACGGCAACAACCCGCAGCACGCCGCCAAGCGCGGCACGCCCACGATGGGCGGCATCGTCTTCATCCTGGGCGCCCTGGTCGGCTACTTCACCGGCACCTTCACCGGCGGGAGCCCGCCCACCGCGTCGGGCCTGCTGGTGCTGTGGATGATGGTGGGACTGGGTGTGGTCGGCCTCATCGACGACGCGATGAAGGTGCGCAGTCAGCGCAGCCTCGGTCTCTCCGGCTGGCGCAAGGTGCTCGGTCAGGTGCTGGTGGCGGTGCCCTTCGGCATCCTCGCCCTGAACTTCCCCAACGTCCGCGGGATCACCCCGGCTTCGCCCTACATCTCCCTCTTCCGCGACATCCCGGTGCTGTCGTTCATGGCGCTCGGTGCCATCGTCGGCTGGATCCTGTACCTGGTGTGGGTGTCGTTCCTGTCGGTGGCGTGGTCCAACGCGACGAACCTCACCGACGGCCTCGACGGCCTCGCCGCCGGCGCGGGCATCTTCACCGTCTCGGCATACAGCCTGGTGGCGTTCTGGCAGTTCCAGCAGCGATGCAGCAGCGTCGCCCTGGTGCCGTCGTACGCCGATGCCTGCTACTACACGCGCGACCCGCTGGACCTGACGATCGTCGCGGCGTCGTTCGTCGGCGCGCTCGTCGGCTTCCTCTGGTGGAACGCGCCCAAGGCGAAGATCTTCATGGGCGATGTGGGCTCGATGTCCATCGGCGGCGTGATCGTCGCCATGTCGATCCTGACCCGCACCGAGCTGCTGGCCGTGCTCATCGCCGGCGTCTTCGTCATCGCGCCGGGATCGGTCGTGCTGCAGCGGTACTACTTCAAGGCCACCGGCGGCAAGCGCATCTTCCTGATGAGTCCGTTCCACCACCACCTCGAACTGCGCGGCTGGCCCGAGATCACCATCGTGGTGCGCATGTGGATCATCGCCGGCATGCTCGCCGTCACGGGCGTGGGCTTCTTCTACGTCGAATGGCTGGCAGCGCAGTGA
- a CDS encoding UDP-N-acetylmuramoyl-tripeptide--D-alanyl-D-alanine ligase: MIPLTFAEVARATGGELRPVAGAGPDTVVSGGVDTDSRLIEPGGLFVAKPGADTDGHLFVGAALERGAVLALVERPVDAEISQIVVADAVAALADLAREVVARVRAGGDLRIVGITGSNGKTTTKNMLARILQDEGETVAPRASFNNEVGAPLTMLRVTADTRYLVSEFGASGPGEIARLAGLVEPDIGVVLMVGMAHAGGFGGVEATLRAKSELIHAVRRGGVAVLNADDSRVATMASIAAERDQDVRWFGRTSAADVRAEDVEVHADGTTCTVVVDGERMPLRLRVLGEHHVMNALAALTAAVALGVPAASAVARLETMDLAERWRMQPLGSERVRIINDAYNASPDSMAAALRTLAQIVGPGERTVAVLGAMSELGEYAGEEHDRIGLLAVRLNIRRIVVIGAEARRLFISVISEGSWDGEAVFFATADEAYDYLMGELRDGDRVLVKSSNSAGLRHLGDRLGESFS, from the coding sequence ATGATCCCCTTGACGTTCGCGGAAGTCGCCCGCGCCACCGGAGGCGAGCTGCGCCCGGTTGCCGGTGCCGGTCCCGACACCGTCGTGTCCGGCGGGGTGGACACCGATTCCCGCCTCATCGAACCCGGCGGACTGTTCGTCGCCAAGCCGGGGGCCGACACCGACGGACACCTGTTTGTCGGCGCCGCCCTCGAGCGCGGTGCCGTGCTGGCGCTCGTCGAGCGACCGGTGGATGCCGAGATCTCGCAGATCGTCGTCGCCGACGCCGTGGCGGCCCTGGCCGACCTGGCGCGCGAGGTCGTCGCACGCGTGCGGGCCGGGGGAGACCTGCGCATCGTGGGCATCACCGGCTCGAACGGCAAGACCACGACCAAGAACATGCTCGCCCGCATCCTGCAGGACGAGGGTGAGACCGTGGCGCCGCGCGCGTCGTTCAACAACGAGGTCGGCGCCCCGCTGACCATGCTGCGGGTCACGGCCGACACCCGGTACCTCGTCAGTGAGTTCGGCGCGAGCGGTCCCGGCGAGATCGCGCGCCTCGCGGGGCTCGTCGAGCCCGACATCGGGGTGGTGCTCATGGTGGGGATGGCCCACGCCGGCGGGTTCGGCGGTGTCGAGGCGACGCTGCGGGCGAAGTCCGAGCTGATCCACGCGGTGCGCCGCGGCGGCGTCGCCGTGCTGAACGCCGACGATTCGCGTGTGGCGACGATGGCGTCCATCGCCGCCGAGCGCGATCAGGACGTGCGCTGGTTCGGCCGCACGAGCGCGGCCGACGTCCGCGCGGAGGACGTCGAGGTGCACGCCGACGGCACCACCTGCACGGTCGTCGTCGACGGCGAGCGGATGCCGCTGCGCCTGCGGGTGCTGGGGGAGCACCACGTCATGAACGCGCTGGCCGCCCTGACCGCCGCCGTCGCCCTCGGGGTGCCTGCGGCGTCCGCCGTCGCGCGCCTGGAGACGATGGACCTCGCCGAGCGGTGGCGCATGCAGCCGCTCGGGTCCGAGCGCGTCCGCATCATCAACGACGCCTACAACGCCAGCCCCGACTCGATGGCCGCGGCGCTGCGCACCCTCGCGCAGATCGTCGGCCCCGGGGAGCGCACGGTGGCGGTGCTGGGCGCCATGAGCGAACTGGGGGAGTACGCCGGCGAGGAGCACGACCGCATCGGTCTGCTGGCCGTTCGGCTGAACATCCGCCGCATCGTGGTGATCGGCGCTGAAGCGCGGCGCCTGTTCATCTCCGTGATCTCCGAAGGGTCGTGGGACGGCGAGGCGGTGTTCTTCGCGACCGCCGATGAGGCGTACGACTACCTCATGGGGGAGCTTCGCGACGGCGACCGCGTGCTGGTGAAGTCGTCCAATTCGGCCGGCCTGAGGCATCTGGGCGATCGTCTGGGAGAATCGTTCTCGTGA
- a CDS encoding peptidoglycan D,D-transpeptidase FtsI family protein, whose amino-acid sequence MTTRASRSPRRRTIVALAVVLAVLAGFIVRLVDIQVVNADEHIADSQALALGAREHLYGTRGEIVDADGDALATSILMYDGKLDPLNVGPIEREVDGVTVEVPWEQVSAEMAAITGQTAAEVQGIVAQALAKDPGSRFAYLKRGLTTEQYRALAELRAPYLRFDMHPQRTYPDGAVAGNLLGFMGGDGEPLAGIEQMENTCLSAADGERLYQRGKDGVVIPGTVTETPAVDGGTLQLTIDRDLQWYLQQLVAEEVQNKQANSGAILVVEVATGKIRAAAEYPTVDPNNVDGSAAEDRGSRLFLESYEPGSTLKAITAASVIDAGVATPDTTVTAGDYEVFPNGARVGDFESHPVLNYTLTGALIDSSNVALSKFGEMLSAEVRHDYLERFGVGRGTAVGWPQEPQGVLYPASEWDNQTFYATTFGQGFTMTSPQVASAYQALANGGIKMPLSLVESCTLADGTVVEPDLPEPERVVSQEAADAVTLMLENVAVQAQMGPFIAVDGYRIAAKTGTAQIAGDGAYKAGVYFTSLIGIVPADDPQYIVLTTLDEPTTIKSSAANRQAFQKAMTQVLKNYRVLPSGSQTPLLPKTH is encoded by the coding sequence ATGACGACCCGAGCCTCCCGCAGCCCGCGTCGGCGCACCATCGTCGCCCTCGCCGTGGTCCTGGCGGTGCTGGCCGGCTTCATCGTGCGGCTCGTCGACATCCAGGTCGTCAACGCCGACGAGCACATCGCCGACTCGCAGGCACTGGCGCTGGGCGCCCGGGAGCACCTGTACGGCACGCGAGGCGAGATCGTGGATGCCGACGGCGACGCGCTGGCCACGAGCATCCTGATGTACGACGGCAAGCTCGACCCGCTCAATGTCGGTCCCATCGAGCGCGAGGTCGACGGCGTCACCGTCGAGGTGCCGTGGGAGCAGGTGTCGGCGGAGATGGCGGCGATCACCGGACAGACCGCCGCCGAAGTGCAGGGGATCGTCGCGCAGGCACTCGCCAAGGATCCGGGCAGCCGCTTCGCCTACCTGAAGCGCGGGCTGACGACCGAGCAGTACCGTGCCCTTGCCGAGCTGCGCGCCCCGTACCTGCGGTTCGACATGCACCCGCAGCGCACGTACCCCGACGGCGCCGTCGCCGGCAACCTCCTGGGCTTCATGGGCGGTGACGGCGAGCCGCTGGCGGGTATCGAGCAGATGGAGAACACCTGCCTCTCCGCGGCCGACGGGGAGCGCCTCTACCAGCGGGGCAAGGACGGCGTCGTCATCCCGGGCACGGTGACGGAGACGCCCGCTGTCGACGGCGGCACACTGCAGCTGACGATCGACCGCGACCTGCAGTGGTACCTGCAGCAGCTCGTCGCCGAAGAAGTGCAGAACAAGCAGGCCAACAGCGGCGCGATCCTCGTGGTCGAAGTCGCCACGGGGAAGATCCGGGCGGCAGCGGAGTACCCCACGGTCGACCCCAACAACGTCGACGGATCCGCCGCAGAGGACCGGGGGTCGCGGCTGTTCCTCGAGTCGTACGAGCCGGGCTCCACCCTGAAGGCGATCACCGCCGCCAGCGTCATCGACGCGGGCGTGGCGACGCCCGACACCACGGTGACGGCGGGCGACTACGAGGTCTTCCCCAACGGCGCACGCGTGGGCGACTTCGAATCGCACCCGGTGCTCAACTACACCCTGACCGGCGCCCTCATCGACTCGTCGAACGTGGCCCTGTCGAAATTCGGCGAGATGCTCTCCGCCGAGGTGCGACACGACTACCTGGAGCGGTTCGGCGTGGGGCGGGGCACCGCGGTCGGATGGCCTCAGGAGCCGCAGGGCGTGCTGTACCCCGCGTCGGAGTGGGACAACCAGACTTTCTACGCCACGACCTTCGGGCAGGGCTTCACGATGACCTCGCCCCAGGTGGCCAGCGCCTACCAGGCGCTCGCCAACGGCGGGATCAAGATGCCGCTGTCGCTCGTGGAGTCGTGCACACTCGCCGACGGCACCGTGGTCGAGCCCGACCTGCCCGAGCCCGAGCGGGTGGTCTCGCAGGAGGCTGCCGATGCGGTCACGCTCATGCTCGAGAACGTCGCAGTGCAGGCGCAGATGGGTCCGTTCATCGCCGTCGACGGCTACCGCATCGCCGCCAAGACCGGCACCGCGCAGATCGCCGGCGACGGGGCGTACAAGGCGGGGGTCTACTTCACCTCGCTCATCGGCATCGTGCCGGCTGACGATCCGCAGTACATCGTGCTGACCACCCTGGACGAGCCGACTACGATTAAGTCGTCTGCTGCGAACCGTCAGGCCTTCCAGAAGGCCATGACGCAGGTGCTCAAGAACTACCGCGTTCTGCCCTCCGGCTCGCAGACGCCCCTTCTTCCCAAGACGCACTGA
- the rsmH gene encoding 16S rRNA (cytosine(1402)-N(4))-methyltransferase RsmH — MEARDIHTPVMLDRCVELLGPALQHEGAVYVDATLGMGGHSEAMLERFPQARLIGLDRDSDALRIAGERLARFGDRVTLVHTVYDGIVDAVRGAGAHAADAILFDLGVSSLQLDEADRGFAYAQDAPLDMRMDQSAGTTAADILATYGEGDLRRIFERYGEEKLAGRYARAIIEARRTEPIERSGRLVDILQAATPAALMNAGHPAKRVFQALRVEVNAELSALERAIPAALGLLPVGGRIVVLSYQSLEDRLVKRELAAASASTAPAGLPVELPEHAPRMRLLVRGAELATAEERARNPRATPVRLRAAERLREDA; from the coding sequence ATGGAAGCCCGTGACATCCACACCCCCGTCATGCTCGACCGCTGCGTCGAGCTGCTCGGTCCCGCCCTGCAGCACGAGGGGGCCGTGTACGTCGACGCCACCCTCGGCATGGGAGGCCACTCCGAGGCCATGCTCGAGCGGTTCCCGCAGGCGCGCCTGATCGGTCTGGACCGCGACAGCGACGCCCTGCGGATCGCGGGGGAGCGCCTGGCCCGCTTCGGCGACCGGGTCACCCTGGTGCACACCGTCTACGACGGCATCGTCGACGCGGTGCGCGGCGCCGGCGCGCACGCGGCCGACGCGATCCTGTTCGACCTGGGCGTGTCGTCCCTGCAGCTGGACGAGGCCGACCGCGGCTTCGCCTATGCGCAGGACGCGCCGCTGGACATGCGCATGGACCAGAGCGCCGGCACCACCGCCGCGGACATCCTCGCCACCTACGGCGAAGGGGATCTGCGCCGCATCTTCGAGCGCTATGGCGAGGAGAAGCTCGCCGGCCGCTACGCCCGCGCGATCATCGAGGCCCGCCGTACGGAGCCGATCGAGCGCTCCGGCCGGCTGGTGGACATCCTGCAGGCGGCGACCCCGGCGGCTCTGATGAACGCCGGCCACCCCGCCAAGCGCGTCTTCCAGGCGCTGCGCGTCGAAGTCAACGCCGAACTGTCCGCGCTGGAGCGCGCGATCCCGGCCGCGCTGGGGCTCCTGCCCGTCGGCGGACGCATCGTCGTGCTGTCGTACCAGTCGCTGGAGGACCGCCTGGTCAAGCGTGAGCTGGCGGCGGCGTCGGCATCCACTGCTCCGGCCGGACTGCCGGTGGAGCTGCCCGAGCACGCCCCGCGGATGCGGCTGCTGGTCAGGGGCGCGGAGCTCGCCACCGCCGAGGAGCGCGCACGCAACCCCCGGGCCACGCCCGTGCGCCTGCGCGCCGCCGAGCGACTGCGGGAGGACGCATGA
- the mraZ gene encoding division/cell wall cluster transcriptional repressor MraZ, with amino-acid sequence MLLGTHTPKLDDKGRVILPAKFRDDLGPGIVITRGQERCLYVFSTAEFERVYERIREAPLTNKQSRDFQRMFLSAASAEKPDSQNRITIPPPLRAYANLDRELVVTGVGAHAEIWNADAWNAYAEGNEDSYSDMEEEVIPGLF; translated from the coding sequence ATGCTGTTGGGCACGCACACTCCCAAGCTCGACGACAAGGGCCGCGTCATCCTTCCGGCGAAGTTCCGCGACGACCTCGGTCCGGGCATCGTCATCACGCGCGGGCAGGAACGCTGCCTGTACGTGTTCAGCACCGCCGAGTTCGAGCGGGTGTACGAGCGCATCCGTGAGGCGCCGCTGACCAACAAGCAGTCGCGTGACTTCCAGCGCATGTTCCTCTCCGCAGCCAGCGCGGAGAAGCCCGACAGCCAGAACCGCATCACGATCCCGCCGCCCCTGCGCGCCTACGCCAACCTCGACCGCGAGCTCGTGGTCACCGGCGTCGGCGCGCACGCCGAGATCTGGAACGCCGACGCGTGGAACGCGTACGCCGAAGGAAACGAAGACAGCTACTCCGACATGGAGGAGGAGGTGATCCCGGGCCTGTTCTGA
- a CDS encoding DUF3040 domain-containing protein, translating to MPLSEQEQRLLDEMERHLMRNDADVVSAPRDGRTLSYRNIVYGTVLVLLGLGGLIAGVSSSIVAIGVVAFIVMLGGVVLAVTPTRDPGRAPTADRSPRTGSPRSSTSFMDRMNERWDRRHGGS from the coding sequence ATGCCACTGTCCGAACAGGAGCAGCGCCTGCTCGATGAGATGGAACGCCATCTCATGCGCAACGACGCCGACGTGGTGAGCGCGCCTCGCGACGGACGCACGCTCAGCTACCGCAACATCGTCTACGGCACGGTTCTCGTGCTGCTCGGCCTCGGGGGGCTGATCGCGGGGGTCTCCTCGAGCATCGTGGCCATCGGCGTCGTGGCGTTCATCGTCATGCTGGGCGGCGTCGTGCTGGCCGTCACCCCCACCCGCGACCCCGGTCGTGCGCCGACGGCAGACCGGTCGCCGCGCACCGGCTCTCCACGTTCCTCCACCTCGTTCATGGACCGCATGAACGAACGCTGGGATCGCCGCCACGGCGGGAGCTGA